A single Klebsiella variicola DNA region contains:
- the nirB gene encoding nitrite reductase large subunit NirB — translation MSKVRIAIIGNGMVGHRFIEELLDKAPAGQFDITVFCEEPRIAYDRVHLSSYFSHHTAEELSLVREGFYEKHGVKVLVGERAITINRQEKVIHSSAGRTVFYDKLIMATGSYPWIPPIKGAETQDCFVYRTIEDLNAIESCARRSKRGAVVGGGLLGLEAAGALKNLGVETHVIEFAPMLMAEQLDQMGGEQLRRKIESMGVKVHTSKNTKEIVQQGTEARKTMHFADGSELQVDFIVFSTGIRPRDKLATQCGLAVAQRGGIMVNDSCQTSDPDIYAIGECASWNNRVYGLVAPGYKMAQVAVDHLLGSENSFTGADLSAKLKLLGVDVGGIGDAHGRTPGARSYVYLDESKEVYKRLIVSADNKTLLGAVLVGDTSDYGNLLQLVLNAIELPENPDSLILPAHAGSGKPSIGVDKLPDSAQICSCFDVSKGDLIAAINKGCHTVAALKAETKAGTGCGGCIPLVTQVLNAELAKQGIEVNNNLCEHFAYSRQELFHLIRVEGIKTFDELLEKHGQGYGCEICKPTVGSLLASCWNEYILKPQHTPLQDTNDNFLANIQKDGTYSVIPRSAGGEITPEGLVAVGRIAREFNLYTKITGSQRIGLFGAQKDDLPEIWRQLIEAGFETGHAYAKALRMAKTCVGSTWCRYGVGDSVGFGVELENRYKGIRTPHKMKFGVSGCTRECAEAQGKDVGIIATEKGWNLYVCGNGGMKPRHADLLAADLDRETLIKYLDRFMMFYIRTADKLTRTAPWLDNMEGGIDYLRSVIIDDKLGLNDHLEEELARLRAAFACEWTETVNNPAAQTRFKHFINSDQHDPNVQVVPERDQHRPATPYERIPVTLVEENV, via the coding sequence ATGAGCAAAGTCAGAATCGCTATCATCGGTAACGGCATGGTTGGCCATCGCTTTATCGAAGAGCTTCTCGATAAGGCGCCTGCCGGACAGTTCGACATTACCGTGTTCTGTGAAGAACCGCGTATCGCCTACGACCGTGTCCACCTGTCGTCTTATTTCTCCCACCATACCGCAGAAGAGCTGTCGCTGGTGCGCGAAGGTTTCTATGAGAAACACGGCGTCAAGGTGCTGGTCGGCGAACGGGCGATCACCATCAACCGCCAGGAGAAGGTGATCCACTCCAGCGCCGGGCGCACCGTGTTCTACGACAAGCTGATTATGGCGACCGGCTCATACCCCTGGATCCCGCCGATTAAAGGCGCGGAAACTCAGGATTGCTTCGTTTATCGCACCATTGAAGATCTTAACGCGATTGAATCCTGCGCCCGTCGCAGCAAACGCGGCGCGGTGGTCGGCGGTGGCCTGCTAGGCCTGGAAGCCGCAGGCGCCCTGAAAAACCTCGGCGTGGAAACCCACGTGATCGAGTTCGCGCCGATGCTGATGGCCGAGCAGCTCGACCAGATGGGCGGCGAGCAGCTGCGGCGCAAAATTGAAAGCATGGGCGTGAAAGTTCACACCAGTAAAAATACCAAAGAGATCGTCCAGCAGGGCACCGAGGCGCGTAAAACCATGCACTTCGCCGACGGTAGCGAGCTGCAGGTCGATTTCATCGTCTTCTCAACCGGGATCCGCCCGCGCGATAAGCTGGCCACCCAGTGCGGGCTGGCGGTCGCCCAGCGCGGCGGCATCATGGTCAACGATAGCTGCCAGACCTCCGACCCGGACATCTACGCCATCGGGGAATGCGCCAGCTGGAACAACCGCGTGTATGGCCTCGTCGCCCCGGGTTATAAAATGGCCCAGGTGGCCGTCGACCATCTCCTCGGCAGTGAAAACAGCTTCACCGGCGCCGACCTCAGCGCCAAGCTGAAGCTGCTGGGTGTGGACGTGGGTGGGATCGGCGATGCCCACGGCCGTACGCCGGGCGCCCGCAGCTACGTCTATCTCGACGAAAGCAAAGAAGTTTATAAGCGCCTGATCGTCAGCGCCGACAATAAAACGCTGCTCGGCGCGGTGCTGGTCGGTGACACCAGCGACTATGGCAATCTGCTGCAACTGGTGCTCAACGCTATCGAGCTGCCGGAAAATCCGGATTCGCTGATCCTTCCGGCCCACGCCGGCAGCGGCAAGCCGTCGATCGGCGTCGATAAACTGCCGGACAGCGCGCAGATCTGCTCCTGCTTTGACGTCAGTAAAGGCGACCTGATCGCCGCCATCAACAAAGGCTGCCACACCGTCGCGGCGCTGAAAGCGGAAACCAAAGCCGGAACCGGCTGCGGGGGTTGTATCCCTCTGGTGACGCAGGTGCTCAATGCCGAACTGGCGAAACAGGGCATCGAGGTCAACAACAACCTGTGCGAACACTTCGCTTACTCCCGCCAGGAGCTGTTCCACCTGATCCGCGTGGAAGGCATTAAAACCTTCGACGAACTGCTGGAAAAACACGGTCAGGGTTATGGCTGCGAGATCTGTAAGCCGACCGTCGGCTCTCTGCTGGCCTCCTGCTGGAATGAGTACATCCTCAAACCGCAGCACACGCCGCTGCAGGACACCAACGACAACTTCCTTGCCAACATTCAGAAAGATGGCACCTACTCGGTGATCCCGCGCTCCGCTGGCGGCGAAATCACGCCGGAAGGGCTGGTCGCCGTGGGCCGTATCGCGCGTGAATTCAATCTGTACACCAAAATCACCGGCTCCCAGCGCATCGGCCTGTTTGGCGCGCAGAAAGACGACCTGCCGGAGATCTGGCGTCAGCTGATTGAAGCGGGCTTCGAAACCGGCCACGCCTACGCCAAAGCGCTGCGGATGGCGAAAACCTGCGTCGGTAGCACCTGGTGCCGCTACGGGGTCGGCGACAGCGTCGGCTTCGGCGTGGAACTGGAAAACCGCTACAAAGGCATCCGCACCCCGCACAAAATGAAGTTCGGCGTCTCCGGCTGCACCCGCGAATGTGCGGAGGCCCAGGGCAAAGACGTGGGGATCATCGCCACCGAGAAAGGCTGGAACCTGTACGTGTGCGGTAATGGCGGGATGAAGCCGCGCCACGCCGATCTGCTGGCCGCGGACCTTGATCGCGAGACGCTGATTAAGTATCTCGACCGCTTTATGATGTTCTACATCCGCACCGCCGATAAGCTGACCCGCACCGCGCCGTGGCTGGACAACATGGAAGGCGGCATCGACTATCTGCGCAGCGTCATCATCGATGACAAGCTGGGCCTGAACGACCATCTGGAAGAGGAGCTGGCTCGCCTGCGCGCCGCCTTCGCCTGCGAGTGGACCGAAACCGTCAACAACCCGGCGGCGCAGACCCGCTTCAAACACTTTATCAACAGCGACCAGCACGACCCGAACGTACAGGTGGTGCCGGAACGTGACCAGCACCGCCCGGCCACGCCCTATGAGCGCATCCCGGTCACGCTGGTGGAGGAAAACGTATGA
- the cysG gene encoding siroheme synthase CysG — MDHLPIFCQLRQRDCLLVGGGDVAERKARLLLDAGANVTVNALDFTPQFQVWADSQMLTLVQGEFIPSLLDTCWLAIAATDNETVNQQVSDAAEARRIFCNVVDAPRQASFIMPSIIDRSPLMVAVSSGGTSPVLARLLREKLESVLPLHLGQLARYAGHLRARVKQQFASVGERRRFWEKLFVNDRLAQSLANDDRQAVADTTEQLLTEPLEHRGEVVLVGAGPGDAGLLTLKGLQQIQQADVVVYDRLVSDDIMNLVRRDADRVFVGKRSGYHCVPQEEINQILLREAQKGRRVVRLKGGDPFIFGRGGEELETLCEAGIPFSVVPGITAASGCSAYSGIPLTHRDFAQGVRLVTGHLKTGGELDWANLAVEKQTLVFYMGLNQAPAIREKLIAHGMAEDMPAAIVENGTAVSQKVVSGTLGQLDILAQQMASPALIIVGRVVGLRDKLNWFSNH; from the coding sequence GTGGATCACTTACCCATATTCTGCCAGTTGCGCCAGCGGGATTGTTTACTGGTTGGCGGCGGGGATGTCGCCGAACGCAAGGCCCGTCTGCTACTGGATGCTGGCGCAAACGTCACGGTCAATGCGCTCGACTTCACCCCGCAGTTTCAGGTGTGGGCCGATTCACAGATGCTAACCCTGGTGCAGGGTGAGTTTATCCCCTCGCTGCTGGACACCTGCTGGCTGGCCATCGCCGCTACCGATAATGAGACGGTGAACCAGCAGGTCAGCGACGCAGCCGAAGCGCGGCGTATCTTCTGTAACGTGGTGGATGCCCCGCGCCAGGCCAGCTTTATTATGCCGTCCATCATCGACCGCTCGCCGCTGATGGTCGCCGTCTCTTCGGGCGGGACATCGCCGGTGCTGGCGCGCCTGCTGCGCGAGAAGCTGGAGTCAGTCTTACCCCTGCATCTCGGCCAGCTGGCCCGCTATGCCGGCCATCTGCGCGCGCGCGTTAAGCAGCAGTTTGCCAGCGTGGGCGAACGCCGCCGCTTTTGGGAGAAGCTGTTTGTGAACGACCGGCTGGCGCAGTCGCTGGCCAATGACGATCGGCAGGCGGTGGCGGATACCACCGAGCAGCTGCTGACGGAGCCGTTGGAGCATCGCGGCGAGGTCGTCCTGGTTGGCGCCGGTCCCGGTGACGCCGGGCTGCTCACGCTCAAAGGTCTGCAGCAGATCCAGCAGGCCGACGTGGTGGTTTATGACCGGCTGGTTTCCGACGACATCATGAATCTGGTGCGTCGCGACGCTGACCGGGTGTTCGTCGGCAAACGCTCTGGCTACCACTGCGTCCCGCAGGAGGAGATCAACCAGATCCTGCTGCGTGAAGCGCAAAAAGGCAGACGCGTGGTCCGGCTGAAAGGCGGCGATCCCTTTATCTTTGGCCGCGGAGGGGAAGAGCTGGAAACCCTTTGTGAGGCGGGCATCCCCTTCTCCGTTGTTCCAGGCATCACCGCCGCCTCCGGCTGCTCCGCCTACTCGGGGATCCCGTTAACACACCGCGATTTCGCCCAGGGCGTCCGCCTGGTCACCGGCCACCTGAAAACCGGCGGCGAGCTGGACTGGGCAAACCTGGCAGTGGAGAAGCAAACCCTGGTGTTCTACATGGGTCTGAACCAGGCGCCGGCGATCCGCGAGAAGCTCATTGCTCACGGCATGGCTGAAGATATGCCCGCCGCCATCGTCGAGAACGGCACCGCCGTGTCGCAAAAAGTGGTCAGTGGCACCTTAGGGCAACTGGATATCCTGGCGCAGCAGATGGCTAGTCCGGCGCTGATCATCGTCGGCCGCGTGGTCGGCCTGCGGGATAAACTGAACTGGTTCTCGAACCACTAA
- the dam gene encoding adenine-specific DNA-methyltransferase: MKKNRAFLKWAGGKYPLLDDIKKHLPEGECLIEPFVGAGSVFLNTDFSRYILADINSDLIGLYNIVKLRTDEYVAAAREMFVPENNVAERYYQYRDEFNQSQDPLRRAVLFLYLNRHGYNGLCRYNLRGEFNVPFGRYKKPYFPEAELYHFAEKAQNAEFYCESYEECMQRADSRAVVYCDPPYAPLTATANFTAYHTNSFNLEQQVLLAQKAESLMKKRIPVLISNHRTPLTQEWYKNAAETHIVKVRRSISSNGGTRKKVDELLALYRPPKTK, from the coding sequence ATGAAAAAGAATCGCGCTTTTCTGAAGTGGGCAGGGGGGAAGTACCCCCTGCTTGACGATATTAAAAAGCATTTGCCGGAAGGCGAGTGCTTAATCGAGCCCTTTGTGGGCGCCGGGTCGGTATTTCTCAATACCGACTTTTCTCGTTATATCCTCGCGGATATCAACAGTGACTTAATTGGCCTGTACAACATCGTTAAATTGCGTACCGACGAATACGTCGCCGCTGCGCGTGAGATGTTTGTCCCGGAAAACAACGTCGCTGAGCGCTACTACCAGTATCGTGATGAATTCAACCAAAGCCAGGATCCGCTGCGTCGCGCGGTGCTGTTCCTGTATCTGAATCGCCACGGCTACAACGGCCTGTGTCGCTACAATCTGCGCGGCGAGTTTAATGTGCCGTTTGGCCGCTATAAAAAGCCCTATTTCCCCGAGGCAGAGCTCTATCATTTCGCCGAGAAAGCACAAAACGCCGAGTTTTACTGCGAATCGTATGAAGAGTGCATGCAACGTGCAGATAGCCGCGCGGTGGTATATTGCGATCCACCCTATGCGCCGCTGACGGCGACGGCGAACTTTACCGCCTACCACACCAACAGCTTCAATCTGGAACAACAGGTACTGCTGGCGCAAAAGGCGGAATCGCTGATGAAAAAGCGGATCCCGGTGCTGATTTCCAACCACCGCACACCGTTGACGCAGGAATGGTATAAAAACGCGGCAGAAACACATATTGTGAAGGTTCGGCGCAGCATCAGCAGCAACGGTGGTACGCGTAAAAAGGTGGATGAGCTGTTAGCGCTCTACCGTCCGCCTAAGACCAAATAA
- the damX gene encoding cell division protein DamX — translation MDDFKPEDDMKADRNDRRAGRSRQSSERDADPQINFDDVDLDADEGRPTRAGKARREREEEEFEEELDAEDEELLEEQPVERRPRKRKKAPAKPASRQYIMMGVGILVLLLLIVGIGSALKSPSSSSQQTASGEKSINLSDDQSTSTPAAGQDQTAAANTTPQQDVTVPPIAANPTQGQAVSEPQGQQRIEVQGDLNNALTQQQGQLDGAVANSTLPTEPATVAPIRNGANSTAAPRQATERQTAATPRPAERKHTVIEAKPQTKPQAVAKAPVETKPVQPKHVESAATTAPAKTTVTESKPVATAQSKPVATASTTTAAPAATAAPAAKSGKTAGDVSSMKSAPSGNYTLQLSSSSNYDNLNNWAKKEKLDRYVVYETSRNGQPWYVLVSGIYASKEEAKRAVTSLPADVQAKNPWAKPLHQVQADLK, via the coding sequence ATGGATGATTTCAAACCAGAAGACGATATGAAAGCCGATCGCAACGATCGTCGTGCTGGTCGTTCCCGTCAGTCTTCCGAGCGTGATGCCGATCCGCAGATCAATTTTGACGACGTCGATCTTGATGCCGATGAAGGCCGTCCGACGCGCGCCGGTAAGGCCCGTCGCGAGCGTGAAGAGGAAGAGTTCGAAGAAGAACTGGATGCGGAAGACGAGGAACTGCTCGAAGAGCAGCCTGTAGAGCGTCGTCCGCGCAAGCGTAAAAAAGCGCCGGCCAAACCTGCCTCCCGTCAGTACATCATGATGGGCGTGGGGATTCTGGTGCTGCTGCTGTTAATCGTGGGTATTGGTTCTGCGCTGAAATCGCCATCCTCGTCCAGCCAGCAGACCGCTTCCGGCGAGAAGAGCATTAATCTGTCTGACGATCAGTCCACCAGCACGCCTGCTGCCGGTCAGGATCAGACTGCTGCTGCCAACACCACCCCACAGCAGGACGTAACGGTTCCGCCTATTGCCGCGAACCCGACGCAGGGCCAGGCAGTATCAGAGCCGCAGGGCCAGCAGCGTATTGAAGTTCAGGGCGATCTGAACAATGCGCTGACCCAGCAGCAGGGCCAGCTGGACGGCGCCGTGGCTAACTCGACGCTGCCAACTGAACCGGCAACCGTCGCGCCGATCCGTAATGGCGCCAATAGCACTGCGGCGCCGCGCCAGGCGACCGAGCGTCAGACGGCTGCAACGCCGCGTCCGGCAGAGCGTAAGCACACCGTTATCGAAGCGAAGCCGCAGACGAAGCCTCAGGCCGTGGCAAAAGCGCCGGTAGAAACGAAGCCGGTTCAGCCGAAGCATGTTGAAAGCGCGGCGACTACCGCCCCGGCGAAAACCACCGTAACCGAAAGCAAACCGGTGGCAACAGCGCAGAGCAAACCGGTAGCAACAGCGTCCACCACCACTGCCGCGCCAGCCGCAACGGCAGCGCCAGCCGCGAAGAGCGGTAAAACAGCAGGTGACGTGAGCTCAATGAAATCTGCGCCGTCGGGTAACTATACCCTGCAGCTCAGCAGCTCCTCTAACTACGACAACCTGAACAACTGGGCGAAGAAAGAGAAGCTGGATAGATATGTTGTCTATGAAACGTCGCGTAACGGCCAACCGTGGTACGTGCTGGTGAGCGGTATCTATGCTTCGAAAGAAGAAGCGAAACGCGCTGTCACCTCGCTGCCGGCGGACGTGCAGGCGAAAAATCCATGGGCAAAACCACTGCATCAGGTACAGGCTGACCTGAAATAA
- the rpe gene encoding ribulose-phosphate 3-epimerase, with translation MKQYLIAPSILSADFARLGEDTAKALAAGADVVHFDVMDNHYVPNLTIGPMVLKSLRNYGITAPIDVHLMVKPVDRIIPDFAEAGASIITFHPEASEHVDRSLQLIKEHGCKAGLVFNPATPLSYLDYVMDKLDVILLMSVNPGFGGQSFIPQTLDKLREVRQRIDASGYDIRLEVDGGVKASNIGEIAAAGADMFVAGSAIFGQPDYKKVIDQMRSELAKVSHG, from the coding sequence ATGAAGCAGTATTTGATTGCCCCTTCGATTCTGTCAGCTGATTTTGCCCGTCTGGGTGAGGATACCGCGAAGGCGCTGGCGGCGGGTGCGGATGTCGTGCACTTCGACGTCATGGACAACCACTACGTGCCGAATCTGACGATTGGCCCGATGGTGCTGAAGTCGCTGCGCAATTACGGTATTACCGCGCCAATCGACGTCCACCTGATGGTAAAGCCGGTCGACCGCATCATTCCTGATTTTGCCGAAGCCGGCGCCAGCATCATCACCTTCCATCCTGAAGCCTCCGAACACGTCGATCGCAGCCTGCAGCTGATTAAAGAGCACGGCTGTAAAGCGGGCCTGGTGTTTAACCCGGCGACGCCCCTGAGCTACCTCGATTACGTGATGGATAAGCTGGACGTGATCCTGCTGATGTCGGTTAACCCGGGCTTTGGCGGCCAGTCCTTTATTCCCCAGACGCTGGATAAACTGCGTGAAGTACGCCAGCGCATCGATGCTTCTGGCTACGATATTCGCCTGGAAGTGGATGGCGGCGTGAAAGCCAGCAATATTGGCGAAATCGCCGCGGCGGGTGCGGATATGTTTGTTGCCGGTTCGGCGATCTTCGGTCAGCCGGACTACAAGAAAGTGATTGATCAAATGCGTAGTGAATTAGCGAAGGTGAGTCATGGATAA
- the trpS gene encoding tryptophan--tRNA ligase — MTKPIVFSGAQPSGELTIGNYMGALRQWVNMQDDYHCIYCIVDQHAITVRQDPQQLRKATLDTLALYLACGIDPQKSTIFVQSHVPEHAQLGWALNCYTYFGELSRMTQFKDKSARYAENINAGLFDYPVLMAADILLYQTNQVPVGEDQKQHLELSRDIAQRFNAIYGDVFKVPEPFIPKSGARVMSLLEPTRKMSKSDDNRNNVIGLLEDPKSVVKKIKRAVTDSDEPPVVRYDLKEKAGVSNLLDILSAVTGKTIPELEQHFEGKMYGHLKGEVAEAVSGMLTELQERYHRFRNDEAFLNQVMKDGAEKASARASQTLKAVYEAIGFVARP; from the coding sequence ATGACTAAGCCCATCGTTTTTAGTGGCGCACAGCCCTCAGGTGAACTGACCATTGGCAACTACATGGGTGCGCTGCGTCAGTGGGTAAACATGCAGGACGATTACCACTGCATCTATTGCATCGTGGACCAGCACGCCATTACCGTGCGTCAGGATCCGCAGCAGCTGCGCAAGGCGACGCTGGATACCCTGGCGCTGTATCTGGCCTGCGGCATCGATCCGCAAAAAAGCACCATCTTCGTTCAGTCGCACGTGCCGGAACACGCCCAGTTAGGCTGGGCGCTGAACTGCTACACCTATTTCGGCGAACTGAGCCGCATGACCCAGTTTAAAGACAAGTCCGCACGCTACGCGGAAAACATCAACGCCGGTCTGTTTGATTACCCGGTACTGATGGCCGCTGACATTCTGCTGTATCAGACCAACCAGGTTCCGGTAGGGGAAGATCAGAAACAGCACCTGGAACTGAGCCGCGATATCGCCCAGCGTTTTAACGCCATCTATGGCGATGTCTTTAAAGTGCCGGAGCCGTTTATTCCGAAGTCCGGCGCACGCGTGATGTCGCTGCTGGAGCCGACCAGGAAGATGTCCAAGTCTGACGACAACCGCAACAACGTCATCGGCCTGCTGGAAGATCCGAAATCGGTGGTCAAGAAGATCAAACGCGCGGTGACCGACTCCGACGAGCCGCCGGTGGTACGCTACGACCTGAAAGAAAAAGCGGGTGTCTCCAATCTGCTGGATATCCTCTCCGCGGTCACCGGGAAAACCATTCCTGAGCTGGAGCAGCATTTTGAAGGCAAAATGTATGGCCACCTGAAAGGCGAAGTCGCTGAAGCGGTGTCGGGCATGCTGACTGAGCTGCAGGAGCGCTATCACCGTTTCCGTAACGACGAAGCGTTTCTCAACCAGGTAATGAAAGACGGCGCAGAGAAAGCCAGCGCGCGCGCTTCTCAGACCCTGAAAGCGGTATACGAAGCGATTGGTTTTGTCGCCAGGCCGTAA
- the nirD gene encoding nitrite reductase small subunit NirD has product MSQWVNICKIDDILPATGVCALLGQQQVAIFRPYQDDRVFAISNIDPFFNASVLSRGIIGEHDGALWVASPLKKQRFRLSDGLCMEDASHSIARFDARVKDGQVQLKA; this is encoded by the coding sequence ATGAGCCAGTGGGTAAACATCTGCAAAATTGACGACATCCTGCCGGCCACCGGCGTCTGCGCGCTGCTCGGCCAGCAGCAGGTGGCGATCTTCCGTCCCTACCAGGACGACAGGGTATTCGCCATCAGCAACATTGACCCGTTCTTCAACGCCAGCGTGCTGTCTCGCGGGATTATCGGCGAACATGACGGCGCGCTATGGGTTGCCAGCCCGCTGAAAAAGCAGCGCTTCCGCCTGAGCGACGGCCTGTGCATGGAAGATGCCAGCCACTCCATCGCCCGCTTCGACGCCCGGGTGAAAGACGGCCAGGTGCAGCTTAAAGCGTAA
- a CDS encoding cytosine deaminase, whose protein sequence is MTAAPLWLIQNVRLADRDGLWQIAIDKGRFGEITPMGEARDESYEVLNARGGLAIPPFIEPHIHLDTTQTAGEPHWNQSGTLFEGIERWAERKALLSHEDVKARAWKTLKWQIANGVQFVRTHVDVSDPTLTALKAMLEVKREVAPWVELQIVAFPQEGILSYPNGEALLEEALKLGADVVGAIPHFEFTREYGVESLHIAFRLAQKYDRPLDIHCDEIDDEQSRFVETVAALALKAGIGARVTASHTTAMHSYNGAYTSRLFRLLKLSGINFVANPLVNIHLQGRFDDYPKRRGITRVKELMAAGINVCFGHDDVFDPWYPLGTGNMLQVLHMGLHVCQLMGYQQINDGLKLITANSARTFGLEDYGIVSGNPANLIILPAENGFEAVRCQVPVRWSIRQGRVIATTQLAQTWIQTDRGGEELSFMRNSPLADAKGPKA, encoded by the coding sequence ATGACAGCAGCGCCGCTTTGGTTAATTCAGAACGTACGCCTGGCAGACCGCGACGGCCTGTGGCAAATAGCGATTGATAAGGGCCGCTTTGGCGAGATCACGCCGATGGGCGAGGCGCGCGACGAAAGCTACGAGGTGTTGAACGCTCGCGGCGGGCTGGCGATCCCGCCTTTTATTGAGCCGCATATCCACCTGGATACCACCCAGACGGCCGGCGAGCCGCACTGGAACCAGTCCGGCACCCTGTTCGAGGGGATTGAGCGCTGGGCGGAGCGAAAAGCGCTGCTCAGCCATGAGGACGTCAAAGCCCGGGCGTGGAAAACCCTGAAGTGGCAGATCGCCAATGGCGTGCAGTTTGTCCGCACTCATGTCGACGTCTCCGATCCCACATTAACGGCGCTGAAGGCGATGCTGGAGGTCAAACGGGAGGTCGCGCCATGGGTCGAGTTGCAGATAGTTGCTTTTCCACAGGAGGGGATCCTCTCTTACCCCAATGGCGAAGCGCTGCTGGAGGAGGCCCTCAAGCTGGGGGCGGATGTTGTTGGGGCCATCCCGCATTTTGAGTTCACCCGTGAATATGGGGTGGAGTCGCTGCATATCGCCTTCCGGCTGGCGCAAAAATATGATCGCCCGCTGGATATTCACTGCGATGAAATTGACGATGAACAGTCGCGCTTTGTTGAAACCGTTGCCGCGCTGGCGTTAAAGGCGGGGATAGGGGCGCGGGTGACGGCCAGCCATACCACCGCCATGCACTCCTATAATGGCGCTTATACCTCGCGCCTGTTCCGCCTGCTTAAGCTCTCCGGTATCAACTTTGTCGCCAATCCGCTGGTGAATATTCATCTGCAGGGCCGGTTTGATGACTACCCTAAGCGACGGGGGATTACCCGGGTGAAGGAGCTGATGGCGGCGGGGATCAACGTGTGCTTTGGTCATGATGACGTCTTTGACCCGTGGTACCCGCTGGGGACCGGCAATATGCTGCAGGTCCTGCATATGGGCCTGCACGTCTGCCAGCTGATGGGCTACCAGCAGATCAACGACGGTCTGAAGCTTATCACCGCCAACAGCGCCCGCACGTTTGGCCTGGAGGATTACGGCATTGTCAGCGGCAACCCGGCTAACCTGATCATTCTCCCGGCGGAGAATGGCTTTGAGGCCGTCCGCTGCCAGGTGCCTGTGCGCTGGTCAATTCGTCAGGGAAGGGTGATCGCGACCACCCAGCTGGCGCAAACCTGGATCCAGACCGACCGCGGTGGCGAGGAGCTCTCTTTTATGAGGAACAGCCCCCTTGCGGACGCAAAGGGGCCGAAGGCTTAG
- the gph gene encoding phosphoglycolate phosphatase translates to MDKLQAIRGIAFDLDGTLVDSAPGLTSAVDNALYAMELPVAGEERVVTWIGNGADVLMERALTWARQERATLRAAMGKPSVDDHDIPQDEQLRILRKLFDRYYAETAEEGSFLFPAVADTLGALHAKGLPLALVTNKPTPFVAPLLDALDIAKYFTVVIGGDDVQNKKPHPEPLLLVAEKLSLAPAELLFVGDSRNDIQAAKAAGCCSVGLTYGYNYGEPLALSEPDYLFDQFNELLPALGLPHSETQELKHD, encoded by the coding sequence ATGGATAAATTACAGGCGATCCGCGGCATCGCGTTTGATCTCGACGGCACGCTGGTGGACAGTGCGCCGGGTCTAACCTCGGCGGTTGATAACGCCCTCTACGCCATGGAGTTGCCGGTGGCGGGAGAAGAACGCGTTGTCACCTGGATCGGCAACGGCGCCGATGTCCTGATGGAGCGGGCGCTGACCTGGGCTCGTCAGGAGCGTGCGACGTTACGGGCGGCGATGGGTAAGCCTTCCGTCGACGATCATGATATTCCGCAAGACGAACAGCTGCGCATTTTGCGTAAACTGTTTGACCGCTATTACGCCGAAACGGCGGAAGAGGGTAGCTTCCTGTTCCCGGCGGTGGCCGATACGCTCGGCGCGCTGCATGCCAAAGGCCTGCCGCTGGCGCTGGTCACCAATAAGCCGACGCCGTTTGTCGCCCCGCTGCTGGACGCGCTCGATATCGCGAAATATTTTACCGTGGTGATTGGCGGCGATGACGTGCAGAATAAAAAGCCGCATCCGGAACCGCTGCTGCTGGTAGCGGAAAAGCTCTCTCTGGCTCCTGCCGAGCTGCTGTTCGTCGGCGATTCGCGCAATGATATTCAGGCGGCCAAAGCGGCAGGCTGCTGCTCTGTCGGCCTGACCTACGGTTATAACTATGGCGAACCGCTTGCGCTGAGCGAGCCGGACTATCTCTTCGACCAGTTTAATGAACTCTTACCCGCTCTCGGGTTACCGCACAGTGAAACTCAGGAATTGAAACATGACTAA